The following are encoded in a window of Deltaproteobacteria bacterium genomic DNA:
- a CDS encoding 50S ribosomal protein L23: MNLSDVIKRPLITEKATLLKGTSNSVLFAVDSRANKHEVRQAVEKHFKVKVVDVRTMNVAGKVKRRGRTVGLRPGWKKAVVTLKDGDKIEFFEGV; encoded by the coding sequence ATGAACCTCTCCGACGTCATCAAGCGGCCCCTGATCACGGAGAAAGCGACCCTGCTCAAGGGAACCTCGAACTCGGTCCTCTTCGCCGTCGACTCCAGGGCCAATAAGCACGAGGTCCGGCAGGCGGTGGAGAAGCATTTCAAGGTCAAGGTCGTCGACGTGCGGACCATGAACGTCGCCGGCAAGGTCAAGCGCCGCGGCCGCACGGTCGGCCTGCGGCCGGGCTGGAAGAAGGCCGTCGTCACCCTGAAGGACGGCGACAAGATCGAATTCTTCGAAGGGGTCTAA
- the rplD gene encoding 50S ribosomal protein L4 produces the protein MATVEIVNRERKAAGTAELPDAIFGAEVKKHLLHHVVTAQLAARRAGTHETKTRSDVAGGGKKPFRQKGTGRARQGTSRSPLMRGGGTVLGPHPRKYDMKVNRKEMRAALRCALSARAQENKLILVDDLSLPAPKTKEFLKVAAALGITDALIVVDSAPENLALGLRNLKGFKTLPVHALNVYDVLSYDQLVLTRPALEKISEVFGK, from the coding sequence ATGGCGACCGTAGAGATCGTGAACAGGGAGCGGAAGGCCGCCGGCACCGCGGAGCTGCCCGACGCCATCTTCGGCGCGGAGGTGAAAAAGCACCTCCTGCACCACGTCGTGACCGCCCAGCTCGCCGCACGGCGCGCCGGCACCCACGAGACGAAGACCCGCAGCGACGTGGCCGGAGGCGGGAAGAAGCCGTTCCGCCAGAAGGGCACCGGCCGCGCGCGGCAGGGAACCAGCCGATCACCGCTGATGCGCGGAGGCGGAACGGTGTTAGGCCCTCACCCGCGCAAGTACGACATGAAGGTGAACCGCAAGGAGATGAGGGCGGCCCTCCGGTGCGCCCTGAGCGCCCGGGCGCAGGAGAACAAGCTGATCCTCGTGGACGACCTGTCGCTGCCGGCGCCGAAGACGAAGGAATTCCTGAAGGTGGCCGCCGCGCTGGGGATCACCGATGCGCTGATCGTCGTCGACTCCGCGCCGGAGAACCTCGCGCTCGGCCTGCGGAACCTGAAGGGGTTCAAGACGCTTCCGGTGCACGCGCTGAACGTCTACGACGTCCTCTCCTACGATCAGCTGGTGCTGACCCGCCCGGCTCTCGAGAAAATCAGCGAGGTGTTCGGGAAATGA
- the rplC gene encoding 50S ribosomal protein L3, which yields MTTGILGKKLGMTQVFDTEGKVIPVTVIEAGPCTVIQRKTARTDGYDAVQIGFEQMKAYRAGKPMLGHFQKAGKGSFRALQEIRLEGSDPLDVGSEIKVDIFKEGDVVDVTGHTKGRGFTGVIKRWNFKGGRATHGSMFHRAPGSIGASAYPSRVIKNMKMAGHSGNERVTILNLRVVGVQPEKNLLLVRGAVPGAKNSLVFVRRAVKKSN from the coding sequence AAAGTCATCCCCGTCACCGTGATCGAGGCCGGGCCGTGCACCGTGATCCAGCGGAAGACCGCCCGGACCGACGGGTACGACGCCGTCCAGATCGGGTTCGAGCAGATGAAGGCGTACCGCGCGGGGAAACCGATGCTGGGCCATTTCCAGAAGGCCGGCAAGGGATCCTTCCGGGCGCTCCAGGAGATCCGGCTCGAGGGGAGCGACCCCCTGGACGTCGGATCCGAGATCAAGGTGGACATCTTCAAGGAAGGCGACGTGGTCGACGTCACCGGGCACACCAAGGGGCGGGGATTCACCGGGGTCATCAAGCGGTGGAACTTCAAGGGGGGACGGGCGACGCACGGATCCATGTTCCACAGGGCCCCGGGGTCCATCGGGGCATCCGCGTATCCGTCCCGGGTCATCAAGAACATGAAGATGGCGGGGCACTCCGGAAACGAGCGGGTGACGATCCTGAACCTTCGCGTCGTCGGGGTGCAGCCGGAGAAGAACCTCCTGCTCGTCCGGGGAGCGGTCCCGGGGGCGAAGAACAGCCTGGTCTTCGTGCGCCGCGCCGTGAAGAAGAGCAACTAG